A single genomic interval of Granulicella tundricola MP5ACTX9 harbors:
- a CDS encoding mechanosensitive ion channel family protein, producing MRPTLNLLTTFSPTVQGSIFQTLNHDWHQDFVVMVEDRLPKVAVVLVFLFILWRVALFFVHRMQKLAIRQVGNSQRAAQLRTMATIVRATSLSALGFLGFLQVLNLLNIDYKPLLASAGILGVGIGLGAQSLFKDIINGIFILVEDQYNVGEVVKVASLTGTVEDLTLRLTRLRDGDGTLYVIPNSQIATVSNLSRDYSVASLPIAVDASANPDEVIALLGEIAAGLRADVAFKDVIVADPSVLGVDKIDGRSIIYPINIRVRPNQKDGVLRELRRRVVLTFEKRGIPLGSDSSMLIMQAAKDPTAPPSQQPLVGS from the coding sequence ATGAGACCGACGCTGAATCTTCTGACGACGTTTTCCCCGACTGTACAGGGCTCCATCTTTCAGACGCTGAATCACGACTGGCACCAGGACTTTGTGGTGATGGTGGAGGACCGGCTGCCGAAGGTGGCGGTGGTGCTGGTGTTCCTGTTCATCCTGTGGCGGGTGGCGCTGTTCTTCGTCCACCGGATGCAGAAGCTGGCGATCCGGCAGGTGGGCAACTCGCAGCGGGCAGCGCAGTTGCGGACGATGGCGACGATCGTGCGCGCGACCTCTTTGAGTGCGCTGGGGTTTCTGGGGTTTTTGCAGGTCTTGAATCTGCTGAATATCGACTACAAGCCGCTGCTGGCGTCGGCGGGGATTTTGGGTGTGGGGATTGGGTTGGGGGCGCAATCGCTGTTCAAGGACATCATTAACGGAATCTTCATCCTGGTGGAGGATCAGTACAACGTGGGCGAGGTGGTGAAGGTGGCGTCGCTGACGGGGACGGTGGAGGATCTGACGCTGCGGCTGACGCGGCTACGGGATGGGGACGGGACGCTGTATGTGATTCCTAATTCGCAGATTGCTACGGTCTCTAATCTGTCGCGGGACTACTCGGTGGCCAGCTTGCCGATTGCGGTGGATGCGAGCGCGAATCCGGATGAGGTGATCGCGCTGCTGGGGGAGATTGCAGCGGGGCTGCGGGCGGATGTGGCGTTCAAGGATGTGATCGTGGCCGACCCGTCCGTGCTGGGGGTGGATAAGATCGACGGGCGATCGATCATCTACCCGATCAACATACGGGTGCGGCCGAACCAGAAGGATGGTGTGCTGCGGGAGCTTCGGCGGCGGGTGGTGCTGACGTTCGAGAAACGAGGGATACCGTTGGGGTCGGATTCGAGCATGTTGATCATGCAGGCTGCGAAGGACCCTACGGCGCCGCCTTCGCAACAGCCGCTGGTTGGGAGCTAG
- a CDS encoding alpha-ketoacid dehydrogenase subunit alpha/beta, which produces MARQTEGALATRQETAGKYPLSNEQLIEFYRLMYLSRRVDDREIVLKRQQKIFFQISCAGHEALLVAAGMALKPSYDWFFPYYRDRAICLALGNTAEEQLLQAVGAAADPASGGRQMPSHWSSSKLNIVTPSSSTATQCLHAIGCAEAGRYFSQHPESAAKVDGDYREFKNVKFHGDEVVYVSIGEGSTSQGEFWESLNTASNGKLPVVYVVEDNGYAISTPVEANTPGGNISRLIANFPNFHFAEIDGTDPIACYNAMTEAVAYCRAGHGPALVHGHVVRPYSHSLSDDERLYRSQAELQADALRDPISRMQVWLMREGILDADGINALERKVDLEVQQAADVAVAAALPTVDSILKHQYSEDLSCTDARFATEPAPSDDPTERTMADLINTCLRDEMRRDQRIVVFGEDVADATRAEALLDPKVKGKGGVFKLTAGLQVEFGSDRVWNSPLAEANIVGRAIGMAVRGMKPVVEIQFFDYIWPAMHQMRNELALIRWRSNGDFSCPLVMRVPIGGYLTGGSIYHSQSGESIFTHTPGVRIVMPSNALDAIGLLRTAIRCDDPVLFLEHKRLYRETFGRAMYPGPEFAIPFGKAKIVRPGKDLTVITYGAVIPRALQAAVKLHRETGIDVELIDLRSLAPYDWEAIAKSVRKTSKVIVAHEDMKSWGYGAEIAARIGEELFDDLDAPVRRVAAMDTFVAYQPILEDAILPQPEDLYRAMADMAAY; this is translated from the coding sequence ATGGCACGTCAGACGGAGGGTGCACTCGCCACCAGGCAGGAGACGGCAGGAAAGTATCCCCTGTCGAATGAGCAACTTATTGAGTTCTACCGGCTCATGTATCTCTCCCGCCGCGTCGACGACCGGGAGATCGTCCTCAAGCGCCAGCAGAAGATCTTCTTCCAGATCTCCTGCGCTGGCCATGAAGCTCTACTGGTAGCTGCAGGAATGGCGCTAAAGCCTTCATATGATTGGTTTTTCCCGTACTACCGCGACCGCGCAATCTGCCTCGCACTAGGCAACACAGCAGAAGAACAGCTCCTCCAGGCCGTAGGAGCCGCCGCCGACCCCGCCAGCGGTGGCCGCCAGATGCCCTCGCATTGGTCCAGCAGCAAACTGAACATCGTAACTCCTTCATCCTCAACAGCAACCCAGTGCCTCCACGCCATCGGCTGCGCTGAAGCCGGCCGTTATTTCTCCCAGCATCCCGAGTCCGCCGCCAAGGTCGACGGCGACTACCGCGAGTTCAAGAACGTAAAATTCCACGGCGACGAAGTCGTCTACGTCTCCATCGGCGAAGGCTCCACCAGCCAGGGCGAGTTCTGGGAGTCGCTTAACACCGCCTCCAACGGCAAGCTCCCCGTCGTCTATGTTGTTGAAGACAATGGCTATGCCATCTCCACGCCGGTCGAGGCCAACACCCCCGGCGGCAACATCTCGCGCCTGATCGCCAACTTCCCCAACTTCCACTTCGCGGAGATCGACGGCACCGACCCCATCGCCTGCTACAACGCAATGACTGAGGCAGTCGCCTACTGCCGCGCCGGCCACGGCCCTGCGCTGGTCCACGGCCACGTCGTCCGCCCGTACTCCCACTCCCTCAGTGACGACGAGCGCCTCTACCGTTCCCAGGCTGAACTCCAGGCAGACGCCCTGCGCGACCCCATCTCCCGCATGCAGGTCTGGCTCATGCGCGAAGGCATCCTCGACGCCGACGGCATCAACGCCCTCGAGCGCAAGGTCGATCTCGAAGTCCAGCAGGCCGCCGACGTCGCAGTCGCCGCCGCCCTCCCCACCGTCGACTCGATCCTCAAACACCAGTACTCCGAAGACCTGAGCTGCACGGACGCCCGCTTCGCCACCGAGCCCGCGCCCAGTGACGACCCCACCGAGCGCACCATGGCCGACCTCATCAACACCTGCCTCCGCGACGAGATGCGCCGCGATCAGCGCATCGTGGTCTTTGGCGAGGACGTAGCCGACGCCACCCGCGCCGAAGCCCTCCTCGATCCCAAGGTCAAGGGCAAGGGCGGCGTCTTCAAGCTCACCGCCGGCCTCCAGGTCGAGTTCGGCTCGGACCGCGTCTGGAACTCCCCGCTCGCTGAGGCCAATATCGTTGGCCGAGCCATCGGAATGGCCGTCCGCGGCATGAAGCCAGTCGTCGAAATCCAGTTCTTCGACTACATCTGGCCCGCCATGCATCAGATGCGCAATGAACTCGCGCTCATCCGCTGGCGCTCCAACGGCGATTTCTCCTGCCCGCTCGTCATGCGCGTGCCCATCGGCGGCTACCTCACCGGCGGATCCATCTACCATTCGCAATCCGGTGAAAGCATCTTCACCCACACGCCCGGCGTGAGGATCGTCATGCCGTCCAACGCCCTCGACGCCATCGGCCTCCTCCGCACCGCTATCCGCTGCGATGACCCCGTGCTCTTTCTCGAACACAAGCGCCTTTACCGCGAGACCTTCGGGCGGGCCATGTACCCGGGGCCGGAGTTTGCGATTCCCTTCGGCAAAGCCAAAATCGTCCGACCCGGTAAGGATCTGACCGTCATCACCTACGGTGCGGTCATCCCCCGAGCCTTGCAGGCGGCCGTCAAGCTGCATCGTGAGACCGGAATCGACGTCGAACTGATCGACCTCCGCTCGCTCGCCCCCTACGATTGGGAAGCCATCGCCAAGTCCGTCAGGAAGACCAGCAAGGTCATCGTCGCGCACGAGGACATGAAGAGCTGGGGCTACGGCGCGGAGATAGCCGCACGCATCGGGGAAGAACTCTTTGACGACCTCGACGCCCCGGTGCGCCGCGTCGCGGCCATGGATACCTTCGTGGCCTACCAGCCCATTCTTGAGGATGCGATCCTGCCGCAACCTGAGGATCTATATCGGGCCATGGCGGATATGGCGGCTTACTAG
- the pgi gene encoding glucose-6-phosphate isomerase, which translates to MAIKTDVSPLGQRSAWQALKKHHAEIGKKHMSELFAEDGSRGERYTAEAGGIFLDYSKNRVNDETLKLLVQLAEESGLKARTEAMFTGEKINITENRAVLHVALRAPKSESIVVDGEDVVPAVHEVLEKMSGFADKIRSGEWKGHTGKKIKNIVNIGIGGSDLGPVMAYEALKHYSQRDLTFRFVSNVDGTDFAEAVQDLEADETLFLVASKTFTTLETMTNAHSARDWALDSLKDDSAVAKHFVAISTNAKEVGKFGIDTANMFGFWDWVGGRYSMDSAIGLSTMIAIGPDNFMAMLGGFHDMDVHFRTTPLEKNLPVLMGLLTVWYTDFFDAQTMAVLPYEQYLKRFPAYLQQLTMESNGKHVTLSGEHVETETGPIYWGEPGTNGQHSFYQLIHQGTRLIPCDFIGFYKGLNPLGRHHDMLMANVFAQAEALAFGKTAEQVKAEGVAAELVPHKVFEGNRPSNTILADQLTPAVLGKLVALYEHAVFTQGVVWGIDSFDQWGVELGKVLATRILGEIEGADGPKGHDSSTTSLIERYRANK; encoded by the coding sequence ATGGCGATCAAGACAGACGTGTCACCGTTGGGACAGCGTTCGGCCTGGCAGGCGTTGAAGAAGCATCATGCGGAGATTGGCAAGAAGCACATGAGCGAGCTATTCGCGGAAGATGGCTCACGCGGGGAGCGGTATACGGCTGAGGCCGGTGGAATCTTTCTGGATTACTCGAAGAACCGCGTGAATGACGAGACGCTGAAGCTGCTGGTGCAGCTTGCGGAGGAGTCCGGGCTGAAGGCGCGGACCGAGGCCATGTTCACGGGCGAGAAGATCAACATCACGGAGAATCGGGCTGTGCTGCATGTTGCGCTGCGTGCGCCGAAGAGCGAGTCGATTGTGGTGGATGGTGAGGATGTCGTTCCAGCGGTGCATGAGGTGCTGGAGAAGATGTCGGGATTTGCGGATAAGATCCGCAGCGGCGAGTGGAAGGGACATACCGGTAAGAAGATCAAGAACATTGTGAACATTGGGATCGGTGGGTCTGATCTTGGGCCGGTGATGGCCTACGAGGCGCTCAAACATTACAGCCAACGAGATCTGACGTTCCGTTTTGTCTCGAACGTAGATGGCACGGATTTTGCTGAGGCTGTACAGGATCTCGAGGCTGACGAGACGTTGTTCCTGGTGGCATCGAAGACGTTTACGACGCTGGAGACGATGACGAACGCTCATTCGGCTCGGGACTGGGCACTCGATTCTTTGAAGGATGATTCGGCTGTGGCGAAGCACTTCGTCGCGATTTCGACCAATGCGAAAGAGGTTGGGAAGTTCGGCATCGACACGGCGAATATGTTTGGGTTCTGGGACTGGGTGGGTGGACGGTACTCAATGGATTCGGCGATTGGACTCTCGACGATGATTGCGATTGGGCCGGATAACTTCATGGCTATGCTGGGTGGGTTCCATGACATGGACGTCCACTTCCGGACAACACCGCTGGAGAAGAATCTGCCGGTGCTGATGGGGCTCCTGACGGTCTGGTATACGGACTTCTTCGACGCGCAGACGATGGCGGTTCTGCCGTATGAGCAGTATCTGAAGCGGTTTCCGGCTTATCTGCAGCAGTTGACGATGGAGTCGAACGGAAAGCATGTCACGCTGAGTGGCGAGCATGTGGAGACGGAGACGGGGCCTATCTACTGGGGAGAGCCGGGGACGAATGGGCAGCACTCGTTCTACCAGCTGATCCACCAGGGGACACGGTTGATTCCGTGTGACTTCATCGGGTTCTACAAGGGGCTCAATCCGCTGGGACGGCACCATGACATGCTGATGGCGAACGTGTTCGCGCAGGCTGAGGCGCTGGCGTTCGGCAAGACTGCGGAGCAGGTGAAGGCTGAAGGTGTTGCTGCTGAGCTGGTGCCGCACAAGGTGTTCGAGGGGAATCGGCCTTCCAACACGATCCTGGCGGATCAGCTTACGCCTGCTGTTCTGGGTAAGCTCGTCGCGCTTTATGAGCATGCTGTGTTTACGCAGGGTGTTGTGTGGGGGATTGATTCGTTTGATCAGTGGGGGGTGGAGCTGGGTAAGGTGCTGGCGACTCGCATCCTGGGGGAGATTGAGGGTGCGGATGGGCCGAAGGGGCATGACTCTTCTACGACGAGCCTGATTGAGAGGTATCGGGCGAACAAGTAG
- a CDS encoding thioredoxin domain-containing protein, giving the protein MSLAKARSAYLRSAIHQPVQWHEWSPEAFARAQAEDKPILLDIGAVWCHWCHVMDRESYENAETARLINEHFIAIKVDRDERPDVDARYQAAVAAISGQGGWPLTAFLTPQGQPYFGGTYFPPLDQHGRPGLRRVLMTMAEAFQNKREEVMDTAGSVIAAIEHNESFDGSASNPGTELVDKLIASALQQFDRRNGGFGSQPKFPNSGALDLLIDAASRVGSQDGIAAAARATAAFTLEKMSKGGIYDHLAGGFHRYSVDERWVVPHFEKMSYDNSELLKNYVHAYQTFVEPECARIAREIIRWVEEVMSDRELGGFYASQDADANLDDDGDYFTWTLAEARAALTKKELAVTAPFYDIGELGDMHHNPQKNTLHVDQPLETVAKAAGVSLDQASALLQTSLPKLYAARKTRPTPYIDKTLYTAWNAMMISAHLEAARVLADPATRLFALKTLDRVLSTAWHEGSLDHVIAYGESSEPTDPIPGILDDYAFTGHAALDAWEATGHISYFNSALALADAAITKFYDEEKGGFFDTETPAPGELRLGALSTRRKPLQDSPTPAGNPVAAALLLRLEALTGREDFKQMAKATLECFAAVVEHFGLYAATFGLALQRLLLPPIQVVIVGEDSVADRLERAALGRYAVNKTVVRLTPSQLTTLPPSLAQTLPHFLTTLGSYAAVCTGFTCRPPVNTPEALAEILLESL; this is encoded by the coding sequence ATGTCCTTAGCTAAAGCCCGCTCCGCCTACCTCCGCTCCGCCATCCACCAACCGGTTCAGTGGCACGAATGGAGCCCGGAAGCCTTCGCCAGGGCCCAAGCCGAAGACAAACCCATCCTCCTCGACATAGGAGCCGTCTGGTGCCACTGGTGCCACGTCATGGACCGCGAGTCCTACGAGAACGCCGAGACCGCCCGCCTCATCAACGAGCACTTCATCGCCATCAAGGTAGACCGTGACGAGCGCCCCGACGTCGACGCCCGTTACCAGGCCGCCGTCGCCGCCATCAGCGGTCAGGGCGGCTGGCCCCTCACCGCCTTCCTAACCCCCCAGGGCCAGCCCTACTTCGGCGGAACCTACTTCCCGCCGCTCGACCAGCACGGCCGCCCCGGCCTCCGCCGAGTCCTCATGACCATGGCCGAAGCCTTCCAAAATAAACGTGAAGAGGTCATGGACACCGCCGGCAGCGTCATCGCCGCCATAGAACACAACGAGTCCTTCGACGGCAGCGCCAGCAATCCCGGCACTGAGTTGGTAGACAAGCTCATCGCCTCCGCCCTCCAGCAGTTCGACCGCCGCAATGGAGGCTTCGGCTCCCAACCCAAGTTCCCCAACTCCGGGGCCCTGGACCTCCTCATCGACGCCGCCAGCCGCGTAGGCTCACAAGACGGAATCGCAGCCGCAGCCCGAGCCACCGCCGCCTTCACGCTCGAGAAGATGTCCAAGGGCGGCATCTACGACCACCTCGCCGGCGGCTTCCACCGCTACTCGGTCGACGAGCGGTGGGTCGTCCCCCATTTCGAAAAAATGTCCTACGACAACTCGGAGCTGCTCAAAAACTACGTTCACGCCTATCAGACCTTCGTCGAACCCGAGTGCGCCCGCATCGCCCGCGAGATCATCCGCTGGGTCGAAGAGGTCATGTCGGACCGAGAACTAGGCGGCTTCTACGCCTCCCAGGACGCCGACGCAAATCTGGACGACGACGGCGACTACTTCACCTGGACCCTCGCCGAAGCCCGCGCAGCCTTGACGAAAAAAGAGCTAGCCGTCACCGCCCCCTTCTACGACATAGGCGAACTAGGCGATATGCACCACAACCCGCAGAAGAACACCCTGCACGTAGACCAGCCTTTGGAGACCGTAGCCAAAGCAGCTGGAGTATCTCTAGACCAGGCCAGCGCTCTCCTCCAGACCTCGCTCCCCAAGCTCTACGCCGCACGCAAGACCCGCCCCACCCCCTACATCGACAAGACCCTCTACACCGCCTGGAACGCGATGATGATCTCCGCCCACCTTGAGGCTGCCCGCGTCCTCGCCGACCCCGCCACCCGCCTCTTCGCCCTCAAAACCCTCGACCGCGTCCTCTCCACCGCCTGGCACGAAGGCTCACTCGACCACGTCATAGCCTACGGCGAGTCCTCAGAACCCACAGACCCCATCCCCGGAATTCTGGACGACTACGCCTTCACCGGCCACGCCGCCCTGGACGCCTGGGAGGCCACCGGCCATATCTCCTACTTCAACTCCGCCCTCGCCCTCGCTGATGCCGCGATCACAAAGTTCTACGACGAAGAAAAGGGAGGCTTCTTCGACACCGAGACCCCCGCACCCGGCGAGCTGCGCCTCGGAGCCCTCAGCACCCGCCGCAAGCCCCTCCAGGACTCCCCCACGCCCGCCGGCAACCCCGTAGCCGCCGCCCTCCTCCTTCGCCTGGAAGCCCTTACAGGCCGCGAAGACTTCAAGCAAATGGCCAAAGCCACCTTGGAATGCTTTGCCGCAGTCGTCGAGCACTTCGGCCTCTACGCCGCAACCTTCGGCCTCGCCCTCCAGCGCCTGTTGCTCCCACCCATCCAGGTCGTCATCGTAGGCGAAGACTCCGTAGCCGACCGCCTGGAACGCGCCGCCCTGGGCCGCTACGCCGTCAACAAGACCGTCGTTCGCCTCACCCCATCCCAGCTCACCACCCTACCGCCGTCCCTGGCTCAAACCCTCCCGCACTTCCTCACCACCCTCGGCAGCTACGCCGCAGTCTGCACCGGCTTCACCTGCCGCCCCCCCGTCAACACCCCCGAGGCCCTAGCAGAAATCCTTCTGGAAAGCCTCTGA
- a CDS encoding PAS domain-containing protein has protein sequence MDENVRIAALLELEILDTPQEKEYDDLVHLASAICDTPISLVSLVDTDRQWFKAAMGLDVRETPRSLSFCAHAIRQPDLFVVEDAAKDRRFLSNALVTDNPHIRFYAGVPLQAPGGEPIGTLCVIDRVPRTLSEGQRAALTILGAQVQTRLTLRLKQKSLQQAHEANQELCHSLQATNDLFLSFMNHGPFASYIKDADGSMVFYNKYLAEASGVDEQAWIGLKDEEIWPAEMAAKFRSDDIAVLAGETAVEKDDVSPRADGTAAFWKSLKFPYVGQNGKRMLAGMSIDVTREVLHEAQAENALREKSALANQLVASRHMFRSFMENSPNITFVKDDQGRIVFYNAAVETFFGISATEWLGKTAQEILPEAMAERFVSQDHEVLSTGVNVDAQDEMVAADGEVHQFRKVKFAYKDLDGRTMLASVSQDITEETRQARALAQANAKLEFLATTDVLTGLSSRR, from the coding sequence ATGGACGAGAACGTACGGATTGCCGCTCTCCTGGAGCTGGAGATACTGGATACTCCGCAGGAGAAGGAGTATGACGACCTGGTGCACCTGGCGTCGGCGATCTGCGATACGCCGATCAGCCTGGTGTCGCTGGTGGATACGGACCGACAGTGGTTCAAGGCGGCGATGGGGCTGGATGTGCGTGAGACGCCGCGGAGCCTTTCGTTCTGCGCTCATGCGATCCGGCAACCGGACCTGTTTGTGGTGGAAGATGCGGCGAAGGATCGTCGCTTCCTGAGCAATGCGCTGGTCACGGACAATCCTCATATACGGTTTTATGCCGGGGTTCCGCTGCAGGCTCCGGGGGGCGAGCCGATTGGGACGCTGTGCGTGATCGACCGGGTGCCGCGGACGTTGAGCGAAGGCCAACGGGCGGCGCTGACGATCCTGGGGGCGCAGGTGCAGACGCGGCTGACCTTGCGGTTGAAGCAGAAGTCGCTACAGCAGGCCCATGAGGCCAACCAGGAGTTGTGTCACAGTCTTCAGGCGACCAACGACCTGTTTCTTTCGTTCATGAACCATGGTCCGTTTGCCTCCTACATCAAGGATGCGGACGGAAGCATGGTATTCTACAACAAGTACCTGGCCGAGGCGAGCGGGGTGGACGAGCAGGCTTGGATCGGGCTGAAGGACGAGGAGATCTGGCCGGCGGAGATGGCGGCGAAGTTCCGGAGCGATGATATTGCGGTGCTGGCCGGGGAGACGGCGGTGGAGAAGGACGACGTTTCGCCGCGTGCGGATGGGACGGCGGCTTTCTGGAAGTCGCTGAAGTTTCCTTATGTGGGGCAAAACGGGAAGCGGATGCTGGCGGGGATGTCGATCGACGTGACGCGCGAGGTGCTGCACGAGGCGCAGGCGGAGAATGCTCTGCGCGAGAAGAGCGCACTGGCAAACCAGCTGGTGGCGAGCCGGCACATGTTCCGAAGCTTCATGGAGAACAGCCCGAACATCACGTTCGTCAAGGACGATCAGGGACGGATCGTTTTTTATAACGCGGCGGTGGAGACGTTCTTTGGGATCAGTGCTACGGAGTGGCTGGGCAAGACAGCCCAGGAGATCCTGCCCGAGGCGATGGCGGAACGGTTCGTCTCACAGGATCATGAGGTGCTGAGTACAGGCGTGAATGTGGATGCACAGGACGAGATGGTGGCAGCGGACGGGGAGGTCCACCAGTTCCGCAAGGTGAAGTTTGCGTACAAGGATCTGGATGGACGGACGATGCTGGCGAGCGTGTCGCAGGATATTACGGAGGAGACGCGGCAGGCTCGGGCGCTGGCCCAGGCGAATGCCAAGCTGGAGTTCCTGGCGACGACGGACGTGCTGACGGGACTTTCTTCACGGCGATAG
- a CDS encoding GGDEF domain-containing protein, translating to MEFANWKRHSAPLSILLMDVDNFKQRNDTYGHAVGDTALELIGRVVRRCVRAGDTAARMGGEEFAILLPNTDLKGAMDLAMRFQHMLALEEHGPLPLTVSIGVTSAMDSSSKWELLLSQADEAMYVAKRSGKNKAVAYGVGGGKVISMGKMAGLTA from the coding sequence ATCGAGTTTGCGAACTGGAAGCGGCACTCTGCGCCGCTCTCGATCCTGCTGATGGATGTGGACAACTTCAAGCAGAGGAACGACACGTACGGTCATGCGGTGGGGGATACGGCGCTGGAGCTGATTGGACGCGTGGTGCGGCGGTGTGTTCGTGCGGGAGATACGGCGGCCCGGATGGGGGGCGAGGAGTTTGCGATCCTGCTGCCGAACACCGACCTGAAGGGCGCGATGGACCTGGCGATGCGATTTCAGCATATGCTGGCGCTCGAAGAGCATGGACCGCTGCCGCTGACGGTCAGCATCGGGGTGACGAGTGCGATGGATAGCTCGTCGAAGTGGGAGCTTCTGCTGTCGCAGGCAGATGAGGCGATGTACGTTGCGAAGCGGTCCGGGAAGAATAAGGCTGTGGCGTATGGGGTGGGGGGTGGGAAGGTGATTTCGATGGGGAAGATGGCTGGATTGACGGCTTAG
- a CDS encoding peroxiredoxin-like family protein has product MSLQDQLDVITARTRQLVQADRLAVSEQAAAELFATGIEDSILEVGAVAPSFALTDASTGKLVKSEDLLALGPVVLKFFRGRWDPYCVTELETWRELYPEVRDRGAILVAVSPQTKRQNDFAVQQHGLSFPVLADPGCEVAERFGIAYTVPVPARNYYRSILVNIPFANAGLNYDTASEESWRLPLPALYLIGQDGLVRFAEAHADPRVRPEPADLLSLL; this is encoded by the coding sequence ATGTCTCTTCAGGATCAACTCGATGTAATTACGGCTCGGACACGGCAGCTGGTGCAGGCGGACCGGCTGGCCGTGTCGGAGCAGGCGGCTGCGGAGCTTTTTGCGACTGGGATTGAGGATTCGATCCTGGAGGTGGGGGCGGTGGCTCCCTCGTTCGCGTTGACGGATGCCAGTACTGGGAAGCTCGTCAAGTCTGAGGATCTGTTGGCCCTGGGGCCGGTGGTTTTGAAGTTCTTCCGGGGGCGGTGGGACCCTTACTGTGTGACGGAGTTGGAGACCTGGCGGGAACTCTATCCTGAGGTTCGGGATCGTGGGGCGATCCTGGTGGCTGTCTCGCCGCAGACGAAGCGGCAGAACGACTTTGCTGTGCAGCAGCATGGACTTAGTTTTCCGGTGCTGGCTGATCCCGGGTGCGAGGTGGCGGAGCGGTTCGGGATTGCTTATACCGTTCCGGTTCCGGCACGGAACTACTACCGGTCTATTTTGGTGAATATTCCTTTTGCGAATGCGGGGCTGAACTACGACACGGCCAGCGAGGAGTCGTGGCGGCTGCCGCTGCCGGCGCTCTACCTGATCGGTCAGGATGGGCTGGTGCGGTTCGCGGAGGCTCATGCCGATCCACGGGTTCGTCCGGAGCCTGCGGATCTGCTTTCGCTGCTTTAG